A segment of the Lolium perenne isolate Kyuss_39 chromosome 3, Kyuss_2.0, whole genome shotgun sequence genome:
ATCACTGTCTAGCGGCCAAATGGTATTGGTAGGTAGAGCCGTTTCCAACTGAATCGTTGGTGAACGGCTAGAGGGAAGCCCATTTCCAGGAAGATGTTGGAAACTGTAGCAGCTAGCAGCACGGAACTACTCTTCGAGAACAGGAACAGTGAAAGCTCCACCTTCTTTTCGTGCGCAAAGGGAATGGCCGAAGGAGGCTTGAACTGGTCCTATCAGTCTAGAAAGGTAAAGGATTTATCGCGTTAGCGACGGCTCCAAAGTTTTGACTTGTTATGAGAAGGGCCAGCCAAGGAAAGCAAATGCACATAAATAGGGAggcccgcgccggctggtggtatCTCAATTCCAAACGCGAACTGATCAGAGCACGGCCGAGAGACCCGGACGAACCAAAGTCTCTATAGAAGAGAGAGCAGCCGTCCGGGAGAGAAGAGTCAGAGAAGATAGTCGTTGGGTTTGAGAGGAGATCGAGAGACAGACGATGGGGCGTGGTCTTCTGGAGGTGCATCTCGTCGACGCCAAGGGCCTCGCCGGCACCGATTTTCTAGGTGAGTCCGTCAAATTACCACCACACCAATGTTCTTGGTCTATTCTGGCCTAGAATTTGTGCCCGCTCGGGGACGGAGATTCATCGATCTTCTTTTACTTCTACTTGCAGGGAAGATCGACCCATATGTGATCGTGCAATACCGGAGCCAGGAGCGCAAGAGCAGCACCGCCCGAGGTTCGAAGTCCTTCCGCAAATCTCTGATTGTGAATCCTCAGTCGATGAGGAACACTACTTGTCATCTTTCCTAACCGAAACTAACCGTGTTGGATGTAATGCAGACGCGGGCAGGAACCCGAGCTGGAACGAGGTGCTCAAGTTCCAGATCAGCTCCACCGCGCCCAACGTGCAGCACAAGCTCGTGCTCCGGATCATGGACCACGACAACTTCTCCAGGGACGACTTCCTCGGCCAAGCAACGTGAGAACGCTACTCCCATATATAGCTGTTGATCCCGCCAGAAAAGCAAAAGAATCTGAATCAAATATCTGTACTGTCCATTGCAGGATCAACGTAACTGATGTGATCAGCATTGGCATGGAGAAAGGCAAGTCGGAGATGAGCCCGGCCAAGTACAGCGTGGTCACGGCGGACAACTCGTACCACGGCGCCATCAAAGTTGGCATCACCTTCACCGCCGCCACAAAGGTAAAGAAATTTACCCATGGTTTTGTTCAATTCGTTGGAGATCACTCGTGGGAATGTGAGTTCTGATTCCATGTTGATTCCCGATGTCAGGTTGAAGAGGATGGAGTACAGGTTGGAGGCTGGGTGCACAGCTATCGTGATTAGAAGATGTGTTGTGATTCCCGGTTCGGTCGTACATAAGTAGCATTTTTTAGTGTTAAATGTTGCAAGGACGTAATGTTGCAAGCTATACCAATGGCGTCTTCTGCCTGTGATCGATGTGATTCCACGTGTATGTATGCCGCCTTTGTAGCTGTTTAGATGTATGTCGGAATTTAGAACAAGTTAGGGTCCTCAAGTCCGTTAAATTGTAATTCTGATTCTTTTAAAACTAGAACACTTTGTCCATTGCTGAAatgcttgtttttgtttttgttttttgaaaTGCTTGTTGATGCAGAGAGGCCGGGGCGCGTTCATGTACCCTCTATGGTTTTCCTTACtgtgtgtgtttttttttctTCGAGAATACATCCTGAAAGGTGTACTAAATATATAGAAGAAAGGGCAAGAAAGCCCGAGCCACAGGTATCACCGCCAACAGGGGGTGGTAGCTCCCCTACTAAACGAAAGCCTAATATATTTATCCCTCCACGAAAAAGGAAAAAGCTCAGGAAATCCAAAGAACTTCGAGCAGAAAAGCCTAACTACACGCCAtctctgtgtgtgtgtgttttcaTCCCTCCAAGCAGCGTCCTTTGATTGGCTCCATCAACCGTATTTCACCGGAGGAGGTCGGAGAAAGAAGAAACGATAGCCTAATCTCCGTTTGaccaaaaaaaggaagaaaatgagTCAACGGGCTGCGCATTGGGCGCCATGCTgaattttttttgataaaggatgctttattactttttgggaaagcaattacatccagcctctgcataaccaggatgcacacagccgtttttgAGTCCCAAGTTCAAAAAAAGATGCCAAACTAAAAAAATatctaggcgaaatacatatcggaacgatgaatcatatatcgcctaaggtgtgggtggggcttcaatccgtagactatgctgccacccatgtagggaaaaagtatccctcgccgtagcctccaatcgtgtacagacctccgtaaataggtctcggttctccatgcGCTGAAGTGGTAACCATGAACGAAGAATcgctgtacatctgtagatgacctgcaacaaggagaaatttttgtcattaaaaat
Coding sequences within it:
- the LOC127344503 gene encoding elicitor-responsive protein 1, which encodes MGRGLLEVHLVDAKGLAGTDFLGKIDPYVIVQYRSQERKSSTARDAGRNPSWNEVLKFQISSTAPNVQHKLVLRIMDHDNFSRDDFLGQATINVTDVISIGMEKGKSEMSPAKYSVVTADNSYHGAIKVGITFTAATKVEEDGVQVGGWVHSYRD